The Microlunatus antarcticus genome window below encodes:
- a CDS encoding sigma-70 family RNA polymerase sigma factor, which yields MSAPAPTQHPYATSQVAAWADAVEAGVLAAAAREDPHVPWRNDATDEELAVLERAGARAQQEFVAANLGLVGAVLGPYVRTGAPAADLFQEGCLGLIAAVERFDHRRGVRFSTYATYWVRTCVSSATSRFASATTVPVSRNDQLRAARGVESALTQQLGRLPTVAEVATALGRDERWTAGLLGQRGVRSLEEVDERTLHRLSDAAEDRDDASRREPEVWARRLMATLTGFDRQVLELRLGFGGRSPSSLASVARELDVPVGRVRRAEVRALEQLRARCPSALARSAS from the coding sequence GTGAGCGCACCCGCCCCGACCCAGCACCCCTACGCGACCTCCCAGGTGGCGGCGTGGGCCGACGCCGTCGAGGCGGGCGTCCTGGCCGCCGCGGCCCGCGAGGACCCGCACGTCCCCTGGCGCAACGACGCGACCGACGAGGAGCTCGCCGTGCTCGAGCGCGCGGGGGCGCGGGCGCAGCAGGAGTTCGTCGCCGCCAACCTGGGCCTGGTGGGCGCGGTCCTCGGCCCGTACGTCCGCACCGGTGCGCCGGCCGCGGACCTGTTCCAGGAGGGCTGCCTCGGGCTGATCGCGGCGGTGGAGCGCTTCGACCACCGGCGGGGGGTCCGGTTCTCGACCTACGCGACCTACTGGGTGCGGACCTGCGTGAGCTCGGCGACCTCGCGCTTCGCCTCGGCGACCACCGTCCCGGTCAGTCGGAACGACCAGCTGCGGGCCGCGCGCGGCGTGGAGAGCGCCCTCACCCAGCAGCTCGGCCGGCTGCCGACCGTCGCGGAGGTGGCCACGGCGCTCGGCCGGGACGAGCGGTGGACGGCGGGGCTGCTCGGCCAACGGGGCGTGCGCTCCCTGGAGGAGGTCGACGAGCGGACCCTGCACCGGCTCTCCGACGCGGCCGAGGACCGCGACGACGCGTCCCGGCGGGAGCCCGAGGTGTGGGCCCGGCGGCTGATGGCGACGCTCACCGGCTTCGACCGGCAGGTGCTCGAGCTCCGGCTCGGCTTCGGCGGCCGGTCGCCGAGCAGCCTGGCGTCCGTCGCCCGCGAGCTGGACGTCCCGGTCGGGCGGGTGCGGCGGGCCGAGGTGCGGGCCCTCGAGCAGCTGCGGGCGCGCTGCCCGAGCGCGC
- the dnaG gene encoding DNA primase yields MAGRINDEDVVAVRERARIDEVVGSYVALRNAGGGSLKGLCPFHDEKTPSFQVTPARGFFYCFGCGEGGDVITFQQKIDSLSFAEAVERLADRVGIVLRYTEQSGPRQEPGLRLRLMEANQAAEEFYTEQLSTPDALIGRQFLGGRGFDRAAAERFGVGFAPTDGKALLKHLRGRGFSDTELVKAGLTRESGWDFFQGRLLWPIRDSGKQVLGFGARRLRDDDRMPAKYLNTPETPLYKKSHVLYGLDLARKQISAKSQAVVVEGYTDVMAAHLSGVDTAVAVCGTAFGDDHARLLRRLMGDHDAFHGEVIFTFDGDRAGQNAALKVFAGDQNFITQTYVAVEPTGLDPCDLRLQHGDAAVRELVARRMPLYRFVMSNMLGSHDLDRADGRLEALRATAPLVGSIRDSSLVNGYARELAGLLGMDPDEVRAEVSRAASRSSRRAPAPEPVAAPPEPKPTGIPIPDPRDRHLALERETAQLLVQAPEQFPEHWDGLSPADFTHPAYAAVFTGVEKAVADDGPGEWTQRVSDAVEDERVRSLVVALSVEPLPLQGAPDERFVVAHTAGLQLLTVMRSIATLKSRLQRTNPVSAQQKYNAMFSELVVLEARRKALQTRSIGAQD; encoded by the coding sequence GGGCGGCGGGTCCCTCAAGGGCCTGTGCCCCTTCCACGACGAGAAGACACCGAGCTTCCAGGTCACGCCGGCGCGTGGGTTCTTCTACTGCTTCGGGTGCGGCGAGGGCGGCGACGTCATCACGTTCCAGCAGAAGATCGACAGCCTGTCCTTCGCCGAGGCGGTGGAGCGCCTGGCCGACCGGGTCGGCATCGTGCTGCGCTACACCGAGCAGAGCGGCCCGCGCCAGGAGCCGGGGCTGCGGCTGCGGCTGATGGAGGCCAACCAGGCCGCCGAGGAGTTCTACACCGAGCAGCTCTCGACGCCCGACGCGCTGATCGGGCGGCAGTTCCTGGGCGGGCGTGGCTTCGACCGGGCCGCCGCGGAACGGTTCGGCGTCGGCTTCGCCCCCACCGACGGCAAGGCGCTGCTGAAGCACCTGCGCGGGCGGGGCTTCTCCGACACCGAGCTGGTCAAGGCGGGGCTGACCCGCGAGTCGGGCTGGGACTTCTTCCAGGGTCGCCTGCTCTGGCCGATCCGCGACTCCGGCAAGCAGGTGCTGGGCTTCGGCGCCCGGCGGCTGCGCGACGACGACCGGATGCCGGCCAAGTACCTCAACACCCCCGAGACGCCGCTCTACAAGAAGTCGCACGTCCTCTACGGCCTCGACCTGGCCCGCAAGCAGATCAGCGCCAAGAGCCAGGCCGTGGTGGTCGAGGGCTACACCGACGTGATGGCCGCGCACCTCTCCGGCGTGGACACCGCGGTGGCGGTCTGCGGGACGGCCTTCGGCGACGACCACGCCCGGCTGCTCCGCCGGCTGATGGGCGACCACGACGCGTTCCACGGCGAGGTGATCTTCACCTTCGACGGCGACCGGGCGGGGCAGAACGCCGCCCTCAAGGTCTTCGCCGGCGACCAGAACTTCATCACCCAGACGTACGTCGCCGTCGAGCCCACCGGCCTCGACCCGTGCGACCTGCGGCTGCAGCACGGCGACGCGGCCGTTCGCGAGCTGGTCGCGCGCCGGATGCCGCTCTACCGCTTCGTGATGAGCAACATGCTCGGTTCTCACGACCTCGACCGCGCCGACGGCCGGCTCGAGGCGCTGCGGGCCACGGCGCCCCTGGTCGGGAGCATCCGCGACTCGAGCCTGGTCAACGGCTACGCCCGCGAGCTCGCCGGGCTGCTGGGGATGGACCCCGACGAGGTCCGGGCCGAGGTCTCCCGCGCGGCGTCCCGGTCCAGCCGTCGCGCCCCGGCGCCCGAGCCGGTGGCGGCCCCGCCGGAGCCGAAGCCGACCGGGATCCCGATCCCGGACCCGCGCGACCGCCATCTCGCCCTCGAGCGGGAGACGGCGCAGCTGCTCGTCCAGGCGCCCGAGCAGTTCCCGGAGCACTGGGACGGGCTGAGCCCGGCCGACTTCACCCACCCGGCGTACGCGGCGGTCTTCACCGGCGTGGAGAAGGCCGTGGCGGACGACGGCCCGGGGGAGTGGACGCAGCGGGTCAGCGACGCCGTGGAGGACGAGCGGGTGCGGTCGCTCGTCGTCGCGCTCTCCGTCGAGCCCCTGCCGCTGCAGGGTGCCCCCGACGAGCGCTTCGTCGTCGCCCACACGGCCGGGCTGCAGCTGCTGACGGTGATGCGCAGCATCGCGACCCTGAAGTCGCGGCTGCAGCGGACGAACCCCGTCTCCGCGCAGCAGAAGTACAACGCGATGTTCTCCGAGCTCGTGGTCCTCGAGGCGCGCCGCAAGGCCCTCCAGACGCGCAGCATCGGCGCGCAGGACTGA